From Sulfurovum zhangzhouensis, one genomic window encodes:
- the infB gene encoding translation initiation factor IF-2, producing MDKVRIQEIALEAGLSNNELLDKAKELGFEVKAANSAISMDEAGILVDYAISGTLPKGFKKPEEKKPKIKVVKKEEPKSEEPSAEETVETTEVKAEVEKEQAAPIEESKAEEPAAEEKQAPKKVAKKRKGISVVTPQEEPAAQIRKASEEEAPIKKSLSRGGIKIVRKAKPEPVKVAKKISLEQTGSEPVASKKKPKKIAEARETGEKLDIFNGDISSDISSGFGEEEVVLLDFSDKNIYEEMQRQEQKRKEEAKKRENAGVMGGKTKQAFRPQQQRSLKRGGKRKKYVKEVSTEVVTSVEIPENVRVYEFAEKVNKSVGDVVKVLFALGMMVTKNDFLSKDEIEILAEEFEVEVTTMNPLDELDYVAAYDAVEDEQLEERPPVITIMGHVDHGKTSLLDKIRSAKVADKEAGGITQHVGAYQVEKDGKKITFVDTPGHEAFTEMRSRGAQATDIVIIVVAADDGVMPQTKEAISHTKAADVPMIIAVNKMDKPAANPDNVKAQLAEMGITPIDWGGEYEFVPVSAHTGMGIDDLLETILLQAEVMELEADPTRKAKAVVVESSLEKGFGPVANVIIKNGTLRVGDNAIVGKTFGRIKAIKLDDGTNVKEIGPSTPAAIVGLNEVPGAGETLIVTDSEKEARELAEKRAEYEREKQLSKSTKASLDDLSELIAEGKLKSLPVVIKADVQGSLEAIKGSLEKLKNEEVKVNIIHEGVGGVTESDVTLANASEHSVILGFNVRPTGAVKNKAKELGVEIKSYSIIYDLIDDVRALLGGMMSPVISEEVTGQAEVRETFVVGKIGTIAGCKVSDGVITRGSKARLIRDGVVIYESKISSLKRFSEDAREVKSGYECGIMLENYNDLKEGDVIETFKDVEEQAVL from the coding sequence ATGGATAAAGTAAGAATCCAAGAGATAGCATTAGAAGCAGGACTATCTAATAACGAACTGCTGGACAAAGCTAAAGAGTTAGGTTTTGAAGTAAAAGCAGCCAACAGTGCAATCAGTATGGACGAAGCAGGGATACTTGTAGACTATGCTATTAGCGGTACGCTGCCAAAAGGGTTTAAAAAACCAGAAGAGAAAAAACCAAAAATTAAAGTGGTAAAAAAAGAAGAGCCTAAGTCTGAAGAGCCTTCAGCAGAAGAAACTGTAGAGACTACTGAAGTAAAAGCGGAAGTTGAAAAAGAACAGGCTGCACCAATAGAAGAGAGCAAAGCTGAAGAGCCTGCTGCAGAAGAGAAACAGGCTCCTAAAAAAGTGGCGAAGAAACGTAAAGGTATTTCTGTCGTTACACCACAAGAGGAACCTGCAGCGCAAATTCGAAAAGCTTCAGAGGAAGAGGCTCCGATAAAGAAATCTCTCTCAAGAGGCGGGATCAAAATCGTTCGTAAAGCAAAACCGGAACCGGTAAAAGTAGCTAAAAAGATTTCACTTGAGCAGACGGGTTCAGAGCCAGTTGCCTCAAAGAAAAAACCTAAAAAAATAGCTGAAGCCAGAGAGACCGGAGAGAAACTGGATATCTTTAACGGCGATATCAGTTCAGATATCAGTTCAGGATTTGGTGAAGAGGAAGTAGTACTCTTAGACTTTTCAGATAAAAATATTTATGAAGAGATGCAAAGACAGGAACAAAAGCGTAAAGAAGAAGCGAAAAAACGTGAGAATGCAGGTGTAATGGGTGGTAAGACAAAGCAGGCATTCCGTCCTCAGCAGCAGCGATCTCTTAAACGTGGCGGTAAACGCAAGAAGTATGTCAAAGAGGTAAGTACAGAAGTTGTAACTTCCGTTGAGATTCCTGAAAACGTTAGGGTTTACGAGTTCGCAGAGAAGGTGAACAAGTCAGTAGGAGATGTTGTTAAAGTACTCTTTGCACTCGGTATGATGGTAACGAAAAACGATTTCCTTTCAAAAGATGAGATCGAGATTCTTGCTGAAGAGTTCGAAGTAGAAGTGACTACAATGAACCCGCTTGATGAACTTGATTACGTAGCAGCATATGATGCAGTAGAAGATGAGCAACTAGAAGAGAGACCACCGGTTATTACGATTATGGGGCACGTCGATCATGGTAAGACATCATTGCTTGACAAGATTCGTTCTGCAAAAGTTGCAGACAAGGAAGCAGGCGGAATTACCCAACACGTAGGTGCTTACCAGGTAGAAAAAGACGGTAAGAAGATCACATTCGTGGATACTCCGGGTCACGAAGCCTTTACTGAGATGCGTTCACGTGGTGCTCAGGCGACAGATATCGTCATTATCGTAGTCGCAGCAGATGATGGTGTAATGCCTCAAACAAAAGAGGCAATTTCGCATACAAAAGCTGCAGATGTACCGATGATTATAGCTGTGAATAAAATGGATAAACCTGCAGCAAACCCGGATAACGTTAAAGCACAGCTTGCGGAGATGGGAATCACACCTATTGATTGGGGTGGAGAGTACGAGTTTGTTCCTGTATCAGCACATACCGGTATGGGGATTGATGATCTACTTGAGACAATTTTGCTTCAAGCTGAAGTAATGGAATTGGAAGCTGATCCGACACGTAAAGCGAAAGCGGTTGTTGTAGAAAGTTCTTTGGAAAAAGGGTTTGGACCGGTTGCAAACGTGATCATTAAAAATGGTACACTTAGAGTAGGTGACAATGCGATCGTAGGTAAAACATTTGGACGTATCAAAGCGATCAAACTTGACGATGGAACAAACGTTAAAGAGATCGGTCCAAGTACACCTGCTGCAATTGTCGGTCTGAATGAAGTACCGGGTGCCGGTGAAACATTGATCGTGACTGATAGTGAAAAAGAAGCAAGAGAATTGGCAGAGAAGAGAGCAGAATATGAAAGGGAGAAGCAACTCTCTAAGAGTACGAAAGCTTCACTAGATGATCTTTCTGAACTGATTGCAGAAGGTAAGCTCAAATCATTGCCTGTTGTCATCAAAGCAGACGTACAAGGTTCTCTTGAAGCGATCAAGGGAAGTCTTGAGAAGCTTAAAAATGAAGAGGTTAAGGTCAATATCATCCATGAAGGTGTGGGTGGCGTAACTGAGAGTGATGTGACTCTTGCTAATGCTTCTGAACACTCAGTTATCTTAGGGTTTAATGTACGTCCGACCGGTGCAGTGAAAAATAAGGCTAAAGAGTTGGGTGTAGAGATCAAGTCATACTCTATTATCTATGATCTAATCGATGATGTGAGAGCATTGCTTGGCGGTATGATGAGTCCTGTTATCTCTGAAGAAGTTACAGGTCAAGCTGAAGTGCGTGAAACATTTGTAGTTGGGAAAATAGGTACAATTGCCGGATGTAAGGTAAGTGACGGTGTGATCACAAGAGGAAGTAAAGCTAGACTAATCCGTGACGGTGTTGTTATCTATGAAAGTAAGATATCTTCACTCAAACGTTTCAGTGAAGATGCAAGAGAGGTCAAAAGTGGATACGAGTGTGGTATTATGCTTGAAAACTACAATGACCTTAAAGAAGGCGATGTAATCGAGACCTTCAAAGATGTTGAGGAACAGGCAGTATTATAA
- the lpxC gene encoding UDP-3-O-acyl-N-acetylglucosamine deacetylase, whose amino-acid sequence MQQRTISKAVEVVGIGLHKGEPIKLRLEPLDVDAGIVFYREDLALSIPLSPAAVIDTKMATVIGSEKGFISTIEHFLSAIYAYGIDNLRVVVNENEMPAMDGSAISFCLLLDEAGIVEQNAPKKVIRIKKAVEVQDGDKFVRLTPHHSAEFDFRIKFDHPVIGDQDHSFVFSTENFINEIARARTFGFAKDIQYLQSQNLALGATLQNAIGLDDHKVLNPEGLRFENEFARHKILDAMGDMMVTGHNILGKYESFAGSHHLNYQLTSKLLADSTNYEFVTENELQSREFAKSFA is encoded by the coding sequence ATGCAACAGCGTACGATAAGCAAAGCAGTTGAAGTTGTAGGGATTGGACTGCATAAAGGTGAACCCATCAAGCTTCGATTGGAACCGTTGGATGTAGATGCGGGTATCGTTTTCTACCGTGAAGATCTTGCTTTGAGTATACCTCTCTCTCCTGCTGCCGTTATTGATACAAAAATGGCTACGGTAATCGGTTCAGAAAAAGGATTTATCTCTACTATCGAGCATTTTCTTTCTGCTATTTATGCATACGGGATTGACAATCTCAGGGTTGTTGTAAATGAAAATGAGATGCCGGCAATGGACGGTTCGGCAATTTCTTTTTGCCTGTTGCTTGATGAAGCGGGTATTGTAGAACAAAATGCTCCTAAAAAAGTGATCCGTATCAAAAAAGCTGTGGAAGTACAAGACGGCGATAAGTTTGTTAGACTTACACCTCACCATAGTGCAGAGTTTGATTTCCGTATTAAATTTGATCATCCTGTGATCGGTGACCAAGATCACTCATTTGTATTTTCAACAGAAAACTTTATCAATGAGATTGCACGGGCAAGAACGTTTGGGTTTGCGAAAGATATTCAATATCTACAGAGTCAAAATCTTGCACTAGGGGCTACTTTACAAAATGCTATAGGTTTGGATGATCATAAAGTGTTGAATCCTGAAGGCTTACGTTTTGAAAATGAGTTCGCAAGACATAAGATTCTTGATGCAATGGGAGATATGATGGTTACCGGGCATAATATACTTGGAAAGTATGAATCATTTGCCGGAAGCCACCACCTAAACTATCAACTTACTTCAAAATTATTAGCTGACAGTACAAACTATGAGTTTGTTACGGAAAATGAGCTACAAAGTAGAGAATTTGCCAAATCATTTGCCTGA
- a CDS encoding dihydroneopterin aldolase, with product MTIHIEALTFEAIIGLLDFERERPQRIIVDLEATYTYEDTFLDYAKIVEMITIHIKNKRYELLEDALLGIKEELLEHYHQITSLKLKISKPDIISECSVALSHFWEFNS from the coding sequence ATGACGATTCATATCGAAGCATTGACCTTTGAAGCTATTATAGGTCTGCTTGATTTTGAACGGGAACGGCCGCAAAGGATCATTGTGGATCTAGAGGCAACCTATACATATGAAGATACTTTTCTTGATTATGCCAAGATAGTAGAAATGATCACAATACACATCAAAAATAAACGTTACGAGCTCCTTGAAGATGCACTGCTCGGAATCAAAGAAGAACTGCTTGAACACTATCACCAAATCACGTCACTTAAGCTAAAAATCTCAAAACCTGACATTATTTCTGAGTGTTCTGTAGCACTAAGTCACTTCTGGGAATTTAATTCTTAA
- a CDS encoding DUF448 domain-containing protein, protein MNKSQPIRMCISCRDRQPQSSLLRLKIADKDITAYDGSGRSFYLCDVCSKNQKKIKGLIKRFKQDEERFFKLLEELMKNG, encoded by the coding sequence ATGAATAAATCACAGCCTATACGTATGTGTATTAGTTGTCGGGATAGGCAGCCTCAGAGTAGCCTGTTACGACTGAAGATAGCCGACAAAGATATCACAGCTTATGATGGCAGCGGGCGCAGCTTTTATCTTTGTGATGTATGCAGTAAAAATCAAAAAAAAATCAAAGGCTTAATCAAACGTTTCAAGCAAGATGAGGAACGGTTTTTTAAGCTTTTAGAGGAGTTAATGAAGAATGGATAA
- the nadA gene encoding quinolinate synthase NadA: MSIDYRAEIKRLKEELDVTVVAHYYQRDEVFEMADITGDSLELARKCKADKNPWVVFAGVGFMGQSVKVIAPEKRVLMPKIACCAMARMIDGSYFDDSVEYMVKHGIAKENILPITYINSDASVKAKVGEMGGLVCTSSNAYKIIEKGLESGKKILFVPDRCLGQNFANSMGLKSCVIGEGECDPQEADVICFNGFCSVHQLFTVDDVEFYRNKYPGIKIAVHPECDPSVVKIADFVGSTSQLIKYVNDLDPEEKVAVGTEYNLVHRMREKNTYVLSSTKPECPTMNETTLEDLYLTLKSIEDGKPMNEIIVDPHTVKYANLALERMLAIK, from the coding sequence ATGAGTATAGATTATAGAGCTGAGATAAAAAGGCTTAAAGAAGAGCTGGATGTCACGGTAGTGGCACACTACTATCAGCGCGATGAAGTATTTGAGATGGCCGATATCACAGGTGATTCACTGGAACTTGCACGAAAATGTAAAGCAGATAAGAATCCATGGGTGGTTTTTGCCGGTGTAGGATTTATGGGACAGAGTGTGAAGGTCATTGCTCCTGAAAAACGTGTATTGATGCCTAAGATTGCTTGTTGTGCGATGGCAAGAATGATCGATGGAAGTTACTTCGATGACAGCGTAGAGTATATGGTAAAACATGGGATCGCCAAAGAGAATATCCTACCGATTACTTATATCAACTCCGATGCATCGGTGAAGGCAAAAGTGGGTGAGATGGGAGGACTTGTCTGTACCTCGTCTAATGCCTATAAGATTATAGAAAAAGGTTTAGAGAGCGGCAAAAAGATCCTCTTTGTCCCAGACCGTTGCCTGGGGCAGAACTTTGCAAACAGCATGGGGCTTAAGTCATGTGTAATCGGTGAAGGAGAATGTGATCCTCAAGAAGCCGATGTGATATGCTTTAACGGTTTTTGTTCGGTACACCAGCTCTTTACGGTAGATGATGTGGAGTTCTATCGTAATAAGTATCCGGGTATCAAGATCGCTGTACACCCAGAATGTGATCCTTCAGTGGTTAAAATAGCGGATTTTGTAGGATCTACTTCACAGCTTATCAAATATGTTAACGATCTTGATCCTGAAGAAAAAGTGGCTGTAGGTACAGAATATAATCTGGTCCACCGTATGAGAGAGAAAAATACCTATGTCCTCTCCTCAACCAAGCCGGAATGTCCAACGATGAATGAGACGACACTGGAAGATCTCTACTTGACACTGAAATCAATTGAAGATGGCAAACCTATGAATGAGATCATTGTAGATCCTCATACTGTTAAGTATGCCAATCTGGCACTAGAACGAATGTTGGCGATCAAATAA
- the hsrA gene encoding homeostatic response regulator transcription factor HsrA, with protein MRILIIEKDEELSKSLNDVLTSQNYQCDIAENINDARYMLDIRNYDLVLFSWDQSDKTGIEIIAEIKKEAHKTSVIVLSDRLGKDNEIEALRGGADDFIRKPLDFDILLVRVEAKLRFGASNIIEIDELIINPEEEKIIYEGEEIELKGKPFEVLTHLAMHKDQIVSKEQLLDAIWEEPELVTPNVIEVAINQIRQKMDKPLDISTIETVRRRGYRFCFPKKIS; from the coding sequence ATGAGAATATTGATCATAGAGAAAGATGAGGAACTAAGTAAATCTTTAAATGATGTACTAACTTCACAGAATTATCAGTGTGATATCGCTGAAAATATTAACGATGCAAGATATATGCTTGATATCAGGAATTATGATCTCGTACTTTTCAGCTGGGATCAATCCGATAAGACTGGTATCGAGATTATCGCAGAGATCAAAAAAGAGGCACATAAAACATCAGTGATTGTACTCTCCGATAGATTGGGGAAAGATAATGAGATTGAAGCACTACGCGGTGGAGCAGATGACTTTATACGTAAACCTTTAGACTTTGACATTCTTCTTGTACGTGTAGAAGCAAAACTGCGTTTTGGTGCCTCTAATATTATTGAGATTGATGAACTTATTATCAATCCTGAAGAAGAAAAGATCATCTATGAAGGTGAGGAGATCGAGCTTAAAGGAAAACCTTTCGAGGTACTTACTCACTTGGCAATGCATAAAGATCAAATCGTCTCTAAAGAACAGTTACTTGATGCAATCTGGGAAGAGCCTGAACTCGTTACACCAAATGTCATTGAAGTAGCCATCAACCAGATCCGACAAAAAATGGACAAACCGCTTGATATTTCAACCATCGAGACAGTAAGAAGAAGAGGTTATCGATTCTGCTTTCCAAAAAAGATAAGCTAA
- a CDS encoding DHH family phosphoesterase encodes MESGAALPLPYEEVQNKIESAQSITILSHINPDADALGTALGIYHILSSNHKGKKIEVVNASKVLPRYLDFLPHYQKIKHKMDYEKGLVITCDSGSLDRLGFDVSGRELINIDHHQSNTNYGSINVVLPELAASSQVAYMLFKELYPLDQPAATCFYTALLSDTRYFTTSSVTAEVLDVAKAFVEAGVDPAFVSENFTQRKPLGAFRILQRALASLSLHQEARVASLFVTKEDIAASGATVPDMDGIVDYGKSLATVEIACFVMELEEGLRISLRSKSVDVSKVAKAFGGGGHKVAAGFMIPYREGYTIDRMIQSILKKIEEYRLLG; translated from the coding sequence TTGGAAAGCGGAGCAGCATTGCCTCTTCCTTATGAAGAAGTTCAGAATAAAATAGAATCAGCCCAGAGTATCACGATACTTTCCCATATCAATCCTGATGCAGATGCGCTGGGTACAGCACTTGGAATCTACCACATTCTTTCCAGTAACCATAAAGGTAAAAAAATTGAAGTGGTGAATGCTTCAAAAGTATTACCTCGGTATCTGGATTTTTTACCGCATTACCAGAAGATCAAACATAAAATGGATTATGAAAAAGGCTTAGTGATCACGTGTGATAGTGGTAGCTTGGATAGGTTGGGGTTTGATGTGAGCGGTAGAGAACTTATCAATATCGATCATCATCAAAGTAACACGAACTATGGTTCAATCAATGTGGTATTACCTGAGTTAGCGGCAAGTTCACAAGTAGCTTATATGCTCTTTAAAGAACTTTATCCCTTAGATCAGCCTGCAGCTACCTGTTTTTATACTGCCTTGCTCTCTGATACCCGTTATTTTACTACTTCAAGTGTTACTGCAGAAGTTTTAGATGTTGCCAAAGCATTTGTTGAAGCAGGTGTAGATCCGGCTTTTGTTTCAGAGAACTTTACCCAAAGAAAACCTTTAGGTGCATTTCGTATCTTGCAAAGAGCCCTTGCATCGTTAAGTCTACATCAAGAGGCCAGGGTAGCATCACTTTTTGTCACAAAGGAAGATATAGCAGCTTCAGGAGCGACGGTACCGGATATGGATGGCATAGTTGATTATGGCAAGTCATTGGCCACAGTCGAGATCGCATGTTTTGTGATGGAATTGGAAGAGGGGTTACGCATCTCCTTGAGAAGTAAAAGTGTGGATGTTTCAAAAGTGGCGAAGGCTTTTGGCGGAGGTGGACATAAAGTGGCCGCAGGCTTTATGATCCCTTACAGGGAAGGCTACACCATCGATAGAATGATCCAAAGCATTTTAAAGAAAATAGAAGAGTACAGATTACTGGGCTAA
- a CDS encoding M23 family metallopeptidase gives MSRIRKKSSSGKWIIIVIFLGIVLGGGYIYTSPEFERVAPQITSQNNFYWNKKAPFQIKLTDNVGLKSFTLVLSDGKTSVIVGQGEFEKGITERLLSIKYPKSKLLDPKAKHLKLKITVVDQSLWNTFQGNQSEKIIDIQVDTKMPTINILANSYSITQGGSALVVFYAADENLDKLYVEAAGNHFKVEPYKQDGYYATLVAWPFNQDEFEADVVAIDQAGNQRKTRIPFYLKTFSYKVSWIQAKDSFIDGKITDLASVDSDYEEVSERLDKLKAVNETMRLKNEEKIHKLSKVVSDEMLDKWKIEKFYPLKNGAKVASYGDERHYYYKDQHNEVSHSYHVGYDLASTKMAIIRSSNPGRVVFAGFNGIYGNMPMIDHGFGLYTLYGHCSQLLVEEGDYVKKDQAIAKTGVSGLALGDHLHFGILVQGIEVRPVEWFDAAWIKKNIDNIFAEADKIIDKK, from the coding sequence ATGAGTCGTATACGTAAAAAAAGCAGTAGCGGTAAATGGATTATTATTGTCATTTTCTTGGGGATTGTTCTTGGTGGAGGGTATATTTATACATCACCTGAATTTGAAAGAGTAGCACCTCAGATCACAAGTCAAAATAATTTTTACTGGAACAAAAAAGCACCGTTTCAGATCAAGCTTACCGACAATGTAGGACTTAAATCTTTTACTTTGGTTTTAAGTGATGGAAAAACAAGTGTTATTGTAGGGCAGGGAGAGTTTGAAAAAGGTATAACAGAACGCCTGCTCAGTATCAAATATCCTAAAAGCAAGCTGCTAGATCCCAAAGCTAAACATTTGAAGTTGAAAATTACTGTAGTTGATCAAAGTTTGTGGAACACATTTCAGGGAAATCAGAGTGAAAAGATCATTGATATCCAAGTTGACACGAAAATGCCTACGATCAATATACTGGCAAACTCCTATAGTATTACACAGGGTGGGTCGGCTTTGGTCGTTTTCTATGCAGCAGATGAGAACCTGGATAAACTTTATGTAGAAGCAGCCGGCAATCACTTCAAAGTAGAACCGTATAAACAAGACGGGTATTATGCAACACTGGTTGCCTGGCCTTTCAATCAAGATGAATTTGAAGCGGATGTAGTCGCTATAGATCAGGCAGGCAATCAACGAAAAACCAGAATACCTTTTTACCTTAAAACATTTTCCTACAAAGTCTCTTGGATTCAGGCAAAAGACAGTTTCATCGATGGAAAAATCACTGATCTGGCATCTGTAGATTCTGACTACGAAGAGGTTAGTGAGAGACTTGATAAGCTTAAAGCGGTCAATGAAACTATGCGCCTTAAAAATGAGGAAAAGATTCATAAACTAAGCAAAGTGGTATCTGATGAGATGCTTGATAAATGGAAAATAGAGAAGTTCTATCCACTGAAAAACGGTGCAAAGGTTGCAAGTTACGGAGATGAAAGACACTATTACTATAAAGATCAACACAATGAAGTTTCTCATTCTTATCATGTAGGGTATGATTTGGCAAGTACAAAAATGGCGATCATCAGAAGTTCAAATCCTGGTAGGGTCGTTTTTGCCGGATTTAACGGTATTTATGGAAATATGCCGATGATTGACCATGGATTTGGACTTTATACGCTTTACGGACACTGCTCACAGCTTCTGGTAGAAGAGGGCGATTATGTGAAAAAAGATCAAGCTATTGCAAAGACGGGAGTGTCAGGACTGGCATTGGGAGATCATCTTCATTTTGGTATACTGGTTCAAGGGATTGAAGTAAGACCTGTTGAGTGGTTTGATGCAGCCTGGATCAAAAAAAATATTGACAACATCTTTGCTGAGGCTGATAAGATCATCGACAAAAAATAG
- the plsY gene encoding glycerol-3-phosphate 1-O-acyltransferase PlsY, protein MDLLSNQNILLYLAAFILAGIPFGYLLAKQFAGVDIKQAGSGNIGATNVLRVVKEKDPKLAKKLGAITLFLDAIKGIVVILIAKYLGAPEGVLWTIAVLAVLGHCFSIFLAFEGGKGVATGFGVLLVMMPIPALIAIVVWLVAAKGLKISSISSLIGLIAFIIASYVIYPEVPGITSHAPIWIIAFVIFYKHIPNIIRLFKKEEGKV, encoded by the coding sequence ATGGATCTATTAAGTAACCAAAATATACTACTTTATCTTGCAGCCTTTATCCTCGCGGGTATACCATTTGGCTACCTTTTGGCAAAACAGTTTGCAGGTGTTGATATCAAACAAGCAGGTAGTGGTAATATCGGAGCAACCAATGTACTGAGAGTTGTCAAGGAGAAAGATCCCAAACTTGCAAAAAAACTGGGAGCAATCACACTCTTTTTAGATGCGATCAAAGGAATAGTAGTTATTCTCATTGCTAAATATCTAGGTGCACCGGAAGGAGTACTTTGGACCATTGCGGTACTTGCAGTTTTGGGCCACTGTTTCTCAATCTTTTTGGCATTTGAGGGCGGGAAAGGTGTAGCTACCGGTTTTGGTGTATTGCTCGTGATGATGCCGATTCCTGCGTTGATCGCTATTGTCGTATGGCTTGTTGCTGCCAAAGGTCTTAAAATCTCTTCAATCTCTTCACTGATCGGTCTTATAGCCTTTATCATCGCTTCTTACGTGATCTACCCTGAAGTTCCTGGGATTACTTCACATGCTCCTATCTGGATCATCGCATTTGTAATCTTTTATAAACATATACCAAATATCATTAGACTTTTCAAAAAAGAAGAAGGAAAGGTCTAA
- the thrB gene encoding homoserine kinase, translating into MFVSVPATSANLGPGFDTLGLAVDLRNEIIIKPSKFLSISTHGEGADNPKIKKNTLFLNIFNENYKRLTKRTDNFRFEFHNRIPISRGLGSSSAVIVASLSAAYEAAGVKYTKREILNQALRYESHPDNITPAVMGGFNVACVENGRVYSKKRRLPDYLKAVVVVPNRTISTAKSRTVLPKMYKKEEAVYSLSRSSYMTALFMSESWDLLRIAAKDKLHQSRRMKMMPELFDVQKLALKHGALMSTLSGSGSTFFSLAYEKDAPKIAQSLRSRFPQYRVLILDLDNYGVITKD; encoded by the coding sequence ATGTTTGTAAGCGTACCAGCCACTTCGGCAAATTTAGGACCTGGTTTTGATACTTTGGGTCTAGCAGTTGATTTGAGAAATGAGATCATTATTAAACCATCAAAGTTTTTATCTATCTCAACTCACGGAGAGGGTGCAGATAACCCTAAGATCAAAAAAAACACTCTTTTTTTAAATATTTTCAATGAAAATTATAAAAGATTGACGAAAAGAACTGATAACTTTCGTTTTGAGTTCCATAACAGAATCCCTATTTCAAGAGGATTGGGAAGTTCTTCTGCAGTAATCGTAGCGAGTCTAAGTGCAGCCTATGAAGCAGCAGGGGTTAAGTACACAAAAAGAGAGATACTCAACCAGGCATTGCGTTATGAAAGCCATCCAGATAATATCACACCGGCGGTGATGGGTGGATTTAATGTCGCATGTGTAGAAAATGGGCGTGTTTATAGTAAAAAAAGACGACTTCCGGACTATCTTAAAGCAGTAGTAGTTGTACCAAACCGTACGATTTCAACCGCAAAGTCAAGAACAGTACTGCCAAAAATGTACAAAAAAGAGGAAGCGGTTTATTCGCTTTCAAGATCATCCTATATGACAGCACTTTTTATGTCTGAATCCTGGGATTTGTTGCGTATTGCTGCTAAAGACAAGTTGCATCAGTCCAGACGTATGAAAATGATGCCGGAACTTTTTGATGTACAAAAACTGGCATTAAAACATGGTGCGTTGATGAGTACGCTTTCGGGGTCGGGTTCGACATTCTTTTCTTTGGCCTATGAAAAGGATGCACCTAAAATTGCTCAGTCGCTTCGTTCTCGTTTCCCACAATATAGAGTTTTAATCCTGGACCTTGATAACTATGGTGTTATCACCAAGGATTAG
- the nadC gene encoding carboxylating nicotinate-nucleotide diphosphorylase, which produces MLKRQFIEAMVAEDVGRGDLFTRISESKAIRAYILAKSDGVFGGREYLEAFEKMYNLHIEWAIEDGEAFSKGDRLMDIYGPSKIILSLERSLLDVALHASSIATLTNKYVKAIEGTGVKLLDTRKTRPLLREFEKYAVRCGGGLNHRMGLDDCLMLKDTHLKTIDDLDSFMVEVRQKIPFTSKVEIECETFEMVQRAMKAGADIVMCDNMSLDETRKVVAFRNENYPHILLEASGNVTLETILEIAETGVDAISSGSIIHQANWIDLSMKVE; this is translated from the coding sequence ATGCTTAAAAGACAATTTATTGAAGCAATGGTAGCAGAAGATGTAGGGAGAGGAGATCTCTTTACCCGTATTAGTGAATCCAAAGCGATCAGGGCTTATATCCTTGCCAAAAGTGACGGGGTATTTGGAGGACGTGAATATCTTGAAGCTTTTGAGAAGATGTATAATCTGCATATCGAATGGGCCATTGAAGATGGTGAAGCATTTTCTAAAGGTGACCGATTAATGGATATCTATGGTCCATCCAAGATCATCCTTTCACTCGAGCGTTCATTGTTGGATGTGGCACTTCATGCAAGTTCTATCGCAACATTGACAAATAAATATGTCAAGGCGATCGAAGGAACGGGAGTGAAACTCCTTGATACACGTAAGACAAGACCTCTGCTTCGTGAATTTGAAAAATATGCAGTACGTTGCGGTGGCGGGTTGAATCACCGGATGGGATTGGATGATTGTCTGATGCTTAAAGACACACACCTTAAAACAATTGATGATTTGGATAGTTTTATGGTAGAAGTCCGTCAGAAGATACCGTTCACATCAAAAGTAGAGATCGAGTGTGAAACTTTTGAGATGGTTCAACGTGCGATGAAAGCCGGAGCTGATATCGTCATGTGTGATAATATGAGTTTGGATGAGACTCGTAAAGTCGTAGCCTTTAGAAATGAAAATTATCCTCATATCCTGCTTGAAGCAAGTGGGAATGTAACACTTGAAACGATCCTTGAGATTGCCGAAACAGGTGTAGATGCAATCAGTTCGGGAAGTATTATCCATCAGGCCAATTGGATCGATCTCTCCATGAAGGTAGAATAG